AACACTAAAATGGAGATCAAGGGCAAGGTTGTCGTATGACACTGGATTCTTTTTGTTGTTATAATCTTGTATTTATGCGCCAGGAGGAAACGACCGGTCAAAACGAAACAAATACAGttaggatatttttttaaacgatgGTAGTTTTGTACTTTTACGTCGTGAGAAGGGAAACAAATATTTATGGGACTTGATAGACTTTTCACAGACATAAAGACACACATGAGCTGTTACTTTGACCTTTTAGCAGTTTACAGGGAATGTATCGAGGATGCCTTCAACGCCATGTCTTTTTCGGTGCACTCTACCTTATTTTTGCACATGCACTATTACAGCATCGGGATAGGGTGGGGGGGAAAAGCAGTTTATGCTCGGGTAGCGCTACGAAATTCTTTTGTTACACGTTAGTGCACTTAACTGGGCGACCAACTCTGTACCGCCAATGAGAGAGAGTTTTGTACTTAATGGGTGAACTACAATTTTCATGTTTGCtatgtcttttgtttttattactacattttggttagaaaaaaaatcattttgagtcaagttttttttttttttttttttttaccaaggaaaaaaaatgttacatttgttCCTGCCATCGAATTAAAAGATGAGCCATATCTTTTTCCAGCTAGctgtgattgattgattttcatTTATCAACTGTTTTAAGATGATGAtgggtggaaaaaaaggttcaaaacAGTCACTTTTGCCAActtctttggcttttttttattaaacaaacaaGTACAAATTACACCAAGTAAAGATTGAATTTCCAAAGTCGGTGTCTACTTTGATTACAGTCCGTAACATGCTGTCCACCAAATAAGATAGGAAGTCCCTCACACTGAGAAAATGACGTCATGTTTTCCTGAGCATTGCACAGAAGATATCATTCATTgccattaacaaaaaaaaacaagttaaagtGAAGCTAAACATGGTTAAATTCACAAAGACGTGATGTAATcacactaaaaacaccaaaaccttACACATCTAAATAATGGCTGAATTGCATTGTCTTTGCATTGTTTTTCTGTGCActccacaaaaaaacacacacacaaaccaagTTTGTAGTTTTTATATTTCCTTATGATGGGCCGATTTTACCATTTATCAAATCCTTCAGCAGGGGTTCccaaaaatcacaaaaataaaattttatgtctattttttttaatgtttcactTATTACAAGACACCcccatgtttctatttttacatttcaatcaTCAGTTACTACAAAATAGatggtgtgtgtatatatatatatatatatatatatatatgtgtgtatatatatatatgtatatatatatatgtatatgtgtatatatatatgtatatatatatatattatgtatatatatatatatatgtatgtatatatatatgtatgtatatatatatatatatatatatatgtatgtatatatatatatatatatatatatgtacacgtatacatatacacacaagtTATGCCAATTCAAAGGGTTTGCAGTGGGTGTGGCTTTTCACaggcagtttaaccaatgatgtTTCTGCTGAAGTaatagcacctggctgcaatcaattgattacacttgcaagatACCAGACTTGTTTGGTAAAGGAGTTTGCATTTTGGCAAAAACATCATCTGATGTcatatcctttttttctgttgtggATTTTGTGATGCCATGAATTAAAGACAGGTAGTAATGGCAAAGAAGAATGATGATCTACTTTGTGATGTGGAATTCTACTGCCAGCCCAAATTGACAGAACTTGGTAggagtgatgtttttttgtgtggaggAAGATGGCTACTTAGTATTTCTTAAGCTACAATACATGGGCATCAGTCAAAAGAATGAGAAGAAAGGAGTAAGAACCAAAAATGCTTCAGTGATTATTTGCTCTCCCGGATGTGTGTCATCAAAATggtaagttgtttttttgttatttctattttagCTTGACTCCTGTTAAAATTGGAAAATGCAGTTTTGTtggttgaaatgttttttttgcagttttctggccaatgtttgtttttctttcatttgcatttaaatcaattcattttctgccattgacagcaacagatgtccaatccatttgaagtgggagggcttgCAAAAAATTTATATACTATGCAAATATACAGGCTGGGGAAGTTAactatttttaacaaattttAATCACTCATTAGCAAAGACAAAAGACTCCAGCTATCACTCCTctttttataattaaaattaGATTTAGCTCTAGTCTTATtctgaaaaagtaaaaaaaaaaaaaaaaaaaaaattacgctTGTCCAAATCACCATTAGGTTTTAACCCAGCAAAAAAATCCATGGATGCtaaactcatttgctgccaatgacagtgatagatgtccaatccgtttgaagtgggagggttggcagcgaatgaatgcttgacaaaaacacatttcaaatggatGGACGGACGTCTACATATGATGAAGCAAAATTGGTTGTCCCATGTTTTCTTCTGCCATCGTAGAGGGGGGGAAAGGACATATACTGAATTATAACTTACATAAGAATGTGGTGGTGCCGGGCGGCTGTTTGAATTATAGCGTGCTGAGGTTCTCCGCCATGTAACTGAGGCTATAGAAGTTGCAGGCCAAGCAGCACACGTTGCACAGGGACGACAACAGCCGGTAGAGGCGCAGTCGCCCGCTCAGATGACGGTACTTGGCGTCCGAATCGCGCAGTTTGGCGTACGCCTCGCGGTTGGACGACAGGCCGATGTCTTGTCCCAGCCCGCACGCTTGCTCCACCAAGTGCATGTCGGCCATGATCTCCGAGGTCATCTGGCCGAACCACTGGGCGTTGACGGCCGCCACCGTCACCGACACGAAGAAGATGAAAATCTGGCGAGGGGGTGGGAAAGAGTTGCTTTTAAAACCCGCTGGAGTGGATGGGAATCGTCATTGTTGGCCATGGAAAATCTATCAAATGAACGTTTTGGGGAGTTCGGGGATCGCTTGCAGTTCATTTTTGATATTTCCTGTTAACTTAATGCCATTACCAGTCCAGTTCCTATTCATCAATCAACTGTTTGttgattttatgacttttttcctattgattttggggcatttatggGTTACTTTTTTGTCATTGGGCGTCCAATCAATGTTGATACTGAgggggcaaatgaacaaatgagaCTGCAAATACAAAAGTGAGCCAAGTGCACGTACTCAATCGAAAAAGTTGTAGTTTTATGGTGACTCTGCACATGAAGTTTGAATGAGTTACAATGTGTCTGTCGGGCAGAAGAAGCCCGCCGGGGGGGGGCTGCATGGTGTAGAAAACCCACCTGGAATGCCTCTCGCTCGTCCAGCAAGTCGCTAGGATGGTACACGGCATATATTGTGAGGTTAAAGAAGGCGCAGGCAGAACCCAGGTGAAGATAAAACGGGACCAGGCGGCTCTGAATGAAGGCGTACGTGTGTCGGTTCAGGTGGTTGTCCATCACAAAGCCTGTTGGAACACCGGTTCAGATTTGTGCTTTTAAAAGAAGCTCCAATAACTTGATGCCAATTAGTTTTCTGAGCCCACTATGGAAAAACCACAAATTTCCTCATCTGACGGGCAAGGGGAGCATCAAGCCATTATTTGTGATGTATAACCTTTGCTCCACTTTCTCCGTGATAGTTGTCACTAACAATCCAGGACACACCTTCACCTTGCTAGATAAGCACGTGGCATGATTgtattgaatgaataaatgagggAGTCAAAAATGTGCTTTCTTTGATATCCCCTTTTATTTTGGGGTGGAAAAAtagatgtgtatataaataCGTTGTTATCCTTCATCTTAGGTTGTTGATTGGCTCATAAAGTGAAGGAAATGGCTCAGAATACatttttatgtgtatgtatatatatatgtttatacatGTACTCACATGTAtggtgggtgtgggttttctctgggtactccaattttctcccacatcccaaaaacagtgTAGGCTGgctgaagcagttcagaaaatgaatgaatgaattaattaaaatgatCCTTTTTTTGTATATCGCGGAATATGTGTGGGAAATACTAATACTACTTCAATTGGATGGCTCATCTCTTGCGGCCCCCCAGAGAACCAGCCGGGCTGGTGTGGGGGATTTTCTAACAGTTAGTTAACCTTCGGTATTTTACCACTTAATAGTGTCATGCAACAACTTACTTTTGTCTTCCACCCTTGGCTCGCCCAACCACACCCCCTTAATACCTGCAAACTGGCCCTCTGGGGGGGGCCCGTGTACCGCCACAACCCCCCCAAAGTCAGCCCCTGTTCATAATGGTtaatttaaaagacattttcaccTGCGGGCCAAATGGTCATTACTTTTTAGAGGCCAGCAGGAActagttttgcaaaaaaatccaactttgaGGTGAAACCGGTCAATCGTTCAAAGTGGCTTGTGAGTGTATAGGTTTTATGTGGGTGTGGTACCAACTTGAAATGAAGGTAACCCAAATCTGCATTCCCCAATAAGTGGAGAGGAGCAAGAGTTGGGCCATCTTGATGGTGAAGGAGGGCTCCTGGTCGGTGGCCATTCTTGTTCCTTGGCCACCCTCGCTTGGGTGGGGGCGTTGTCCAAATCCCCCCGGGAGTGTCGTTCAGTCAAGCCTTTTGCCGTAAAGCTGTTCGGGAGACatgtcaaatttgaaacatttaGACAATCCCAAAGTCATCTTGTCAAATAGCCCATAAGGCTTTTGTCAGGGAAATTAGCATTGCGCGGCTAACCATTGCTAGCCTAGGTTACAACGTTTTAAATGACAAACTAGAAGCGCAGCCAAGAAACGAAACGACAGGTTATAAACGTCACGTACACGCTGAAATATTGACACGCGAGAAGTCACAAGTGCGGCGCAAGGTTAAAACTCCACACAAAATGTAACATGAGCATTAAAAAAGTTCATTATTTCTACCTGAGTGACCGATTGCGAGGATTAATCGAAAGCTGGACGAGTTGCGTTGACAGAACACCTGAGCGGACAATCCGCGTGTATTACTCCCCTGCAACAAACTGGTTTAACCGAGATTGGAGCCGGCACGCCAAGAAAAGTAGTTGAACAGTAACAACACTTGCGTTTCAAGGACTATTTTGCCACTTGACATGTCATCTGCTTGAGTGTTTGGGAGGCAACAACGACAGAGGTCACGCCTCCTTTCCGTAAATTCCTTTTTACAATTCCCACCTTGTCCTTGAACGCACCTTCCATAGTTTTAGCTCATAGTATTTTGAAAACTGACAGTTACTTTTATTTGTGATCCTATTAACCTATgaggatacatttttttcaatacctGCTTATAGAATCCGTTttaccacacacacaaaatcattTTATCCACCTCCCCGAtcactttagtttttttattaataaaaatacaattaaaacttAATGCATTGTATAAAAGGGATGGACATGGTCATTCTTTCACTAATCTGGTGTCTCGCAAATGCCAGGTTTCCGGTCAGCTAAAGAGAAACCACTTTTGGCTAAACTTTTTAgctcagttggaacaaaaaacaacacccACTGTTCCTCCTGGTGGAATAATTTAGACACCCCGATGTAAATAGACGGCACACCATAATCAGGGTTGACCTGaggtttatttaaaaaggtttaataaaaataaatcacccCAATCCATTAAGATATTTTTCaccaacattaaaaaatcacaataaattGTACAGTACACATCACGTACAATGTAAAATATCAAGGAGCATATAAGTTTGTCAAAGAGCAAGTTGATCAAAGAGcataaaagttaaaaaagagCAAGTTATTCAAAGAGCATAAAAGTGGTAATCATTTGCAGTCTGCTTGGACGCCACTAAAGaaacacagcatgttgcagGTGGAGGATGTGGAGGGCAAGTGGGGTGGCATGGGAATCTCGGGAGATGATGCTGCAAAcgcaaatgaaaaacaaacattacaaGACGACTTGAAACAATTTGAGGACATCCAATGTGCTGTTCTGCTTTTAATAaggtcataatttttttttattgacacaGCGGTTAGAAGTAGCCATCGCACGATTTGGCATGTGTGTCGAGTCTGCGTCTCTGACTCGGCCGAGTATCAATCCGATGCCTTGGATATGTttaaaggaaggaaaaaaatagtacatccaaatgccttttttttccaaatttaaaCATAAACCCATCAAAAACATTCACGGAAGCCAAAATCAAAACTCAATGAAACAACTGTTTCTTTTCCAATCTGGCTAACTGttgcataaaaaaaacagtatcaccaaagaaaacaaagacatAAAAGAACATTGTCAACTACTATCCACCTAGATTGAacgtgatgaaaaaaaataataaaaatgagaaaacataCCGGTTAGACTATTGTTAGGAGAATCTTCGTTGCTCCGCTTTCTCTTCTTCGTTTTGCCCTGGAACAAAGTCGTATGGACAAAATCATTGGCATGCACAAAGAGGTCTATACTTCACTGACTGCCATAAAGTTCAATAACAATAATTACAGTATACTCACATAGTTATCTCTGCATGACCAACCGGGGTACTGAATGGAGTGGATCTTACTGAGCCGCTCCGATTcggcaaaatatttttcctgcTCATCCGTTGTCAGCTCCTTCCACTGCGAACATAATCATCGTGTCAGCACGGTTCAAAATGACGTACATTTTTACCGACATTCACCATCTGTCCGAGGATTCGATTGATGGAGGCGCTGTCCTTCCCGCTGTGTTTGGCCTTCTGTATAGGCCGCTGCTCCTTCATGTAGACCATGAAGGCGTTCGGGGGCTTTTTTATGTACCGTCCTTTGGTTTCCGAGGACTTGGGATGTGGCCTTCTATGActggtaattaaaagaaaacatgcGTCACACGCCATCTTTGCATGTGATGAGAGACATTTCAACAGAGGATGCTTACTTTGGTACGGAATACGGTTTTTGGGGAGGAGTAGGAGGCGGGGTGAGATTAGGGGGGACGAAAAAGCAATCCATTGGGAGCTCATAGAAGACTTGTTCATGgctgtacacacaaacacatcggAGGTAAGAGAACATAAATCATGTGTAAAGGAAGAAACAACCAAAATGACTACTTACCTAACCCCAACTGGCATTTGGCTCGTCGTCATCATTTCAGCAGTGTTGACCTGCAactaaacaacaaaaacatggttTACCAACCCGCTTGTTGTTATTAGTTTATCCGTCAATGGTAGTTGGTAAGAATAGTATGTCCAGCATTTATTCTTTGAACCGTGTAGCTTTAGTAATGAAGtggcatatttttatttttattattattctagaGCGAGTGTTGCATTATCCAACAACCAGTAGTAACGCATACACAGTTTCATGTAGAACAAATCCTTAGCTTTGCTGTTATATAATTCATTTGTGAGGAGATTATTAGTTATTTACAGGTAAATAAATGCAAGGTTGGAGCTAATACAAAAGaacgattttgtattttaaaagaataGAAATCCAAACGTTTTACGATACGACATGGCTTGGTTGCTACTtgtcagttaaaatgaattggacgtcttgcgctgtcattggcactgaaagCTGAGCCACTCTTCCAAatttaaatggattagacatttaTTGTTGCCAAAGGCCGATAATTAGGTAAACAAGAGAATGGAGTGTAGAGCATTCCAATCTTCTTTGCAATTGAAAACATttggtttttcattttaagGCTTTTGTAGTCAAGGTATTAggttaaattaaaattgaaatactaTGAGAATGAAGATGAAATATTACAAAATTGAAATCATAATTACAAGAACTGACTCGCGCAATGTAATATTCCAGGTTGAAAATCCTAATATTACAAGAGTcaaattgatttgtttaatttttacatTACGTGTACCGGGAATTGTTTGGTTCCATTGGCTGAGACTTTTGCAACTACTTTCAGTGTAATATTAGATGATTGCCGtgatattatgaaaaaaagtcataacaTTTTGTCATAAAGTCATTATAATACTTGATTATTATTGTTTAATAAGCAAAATTGAAATCATTAAGAAGAGGAGCAATTAGCTGAGGTTGCCAGGAATGAGATGTGTTCGCTAATAACGCACTTTTTACACGAACTGTTGTAGAAGTACTTTTAGATAAGGGGAGTTAAAACGGTACATGTCTTGTATAcggtttttttttgctcccctTGTGTTTTTATACGAGCTTTGCACTGGTTAATTTCTCAGTTGtgaaatgaataacattttGTTTATCTGATATTGATATGATTATTATAGGCGAACCACTTTTTCAGTTATTCACGTAGTGCGGTGCGTCAGAACGGTTCGTTCTGGCGTCGTCGAACCCCTTCGAGTACACTCGGAAATCGGTCAAATTCgcccatcaatacttattacaCTGAAATATGCTTCATATGAATGACGCAATATGCCATGTTGACCATGTAATTATCTTATTTAAGAAAGTTTGGGAAAATCGAATCGTTCTGTTGCTCCAACGGCTAAAACTATGTCTTATCTTGTCTAACACTGTGCATGTAAACGTCCAAACATCGACACCTGCAGTATAAATTCAGGGCAAATGTAATTCCTCAGAAAATATTTACCACACTAAATCTACTAAGAAGCATAACTGCATATTAATGTTATTtgcgctttgttttttttcgtttttttaatgccttgttTGCATGTCCActcccaaaaagtttttttaaacattaaaagttTCGTCATGTTTTAGTCTACAATCACATTTGGATTTGGACACTAATATAGGGAATACCAATGAAATTTCCGAGTTATATATTGCATTTCGAGCGTCATTTTTGCATTAtcgtaacattaaaaaagttttCGAAAGTGAGTTCAAGTTCATAATGATGAAGAATATTCTTCTTACCTGTGTCTCCTCTTTACGATCCGTTGAACACAGGTCGTCGTTAATGACTTCCATGAGTAAATCCCAATCTTCACTATTAAATGGCGAATCCATCTTATCTCGTCCGAGGGGCCTTGGGTAATAATTTTCCGTCAATAAAGATGTTTCGATCGGATGTCCAAGACGGCCAATCAGGCCGCGGCTCTTTCATATTTGTGACGTCATTACCATCTCCCGCCGTTCGGTTCGTATTAGTTTAAAGGTAAGCAAGTTAACTGCCCGACGACCGGAAACGGGGCGCTCTGACTACGATTTGTGGGCGGAAATTGTAACCTCTCGTCTTCAAAGTCATTCTTTTGTCCGttacgaaaaagaaaaaatacttttttttttctctccatgaCTTTTGGTAGGAACCGTTTCCTAAATTAAAATGGGCGTAAATATCCTGTTATTGACATTGTTATGGGTGAAACAACTCCTATGGTAGTCAGCTTTGTTTTTgataaatccatttaaactagGATGGTTGGCATTATTGCCAGTTTCTTCCATCCTTTAAACAAGGAAAAACGTGTAGAATTTAGGTGTAGGTTTACAAATGCTAAAGATGTCTTAAAAGTCGTGAAAATTGATCATAGTAGactaatattttaataatttaaatctagttttcaatgtttttttattgtattcaaGTAGTTTTAATAATCGAGATGGCTGCAATGTGCGATGTTACCACAAGATGCCAGTGAGACtttataatattaaatatttgtttattaatGCGGTATGCCATTGTGAATTCTGTTGGAGAAAACCTATTCTACATGAAAATctgtaattaaagaaaaaaatactatattccAGCTTCCTCTTGCTCATACAAATATATTACATTACAATGAAAATGCTGAgtacagaaatattttttcaattagtGAATAAAACGTGTTACAAAAATAAgacaagtttttttctttaaaaaaataactggtaTTGAGGTGATGATTTTCCACCAGTGGCAGATTGTAACTTGAAGATCAAATTTAGCAGCAAGCTGATAGACAACGTTTCTTCATCCAGCGTCAGGGCCTAACTGAACCAGTATCAGTGTCTGGCGGCTTTACAAATTTTGTCGTAAACTTCTGGGAAAGCGTCCTTGCACCCGAGCTCCTCTCTCAATTTATGATACAGCTCTCCGTCAAACATTTCCCAAAACTCGTCGTGTTCCATGTAGACATCTGCGTACAGcatctgaaacctgcaaaaataaaaaataaaatacatatatatgtgtatatatgtatatatatagatatgtatatatatgtgtatatatataaatatatatatatatatatatgtatatatatatagatatatatgtgtatatatatgtgtgtatatatgtatgtgtatatacatatatatacgtatatacacacacacatatatatatatatatatatatatatatatatgtatatgtgtgtatgtgtctgtgtatgtgtatatatgtatgtatatacatatatatatgtatatatatgtgtatatgtatatatatatatatatatatatatatatatatatatatatatatatatatgtatgtgtatatatatatgtatatatatatgtgtatatatatatatatatatatatatatatatatatatgtgtgtatatatatatatatatatatatatatatatatacgtatatacacatata
Above is a genomic segment from Stigmatopora argus isolate UIUO_Sarg chromosome 8, RoL_Sarg_1.0, whole genome shotgun sequence containing:
- the LOC144079359 gene encoding transcription factor 7-like 1-A, whose amino-acid sequence is MDSPFNSEDWDLLMEVINDDLCSTDRKEETQLQVNTAEMMTTSQMPVGVSHEQVFYELPMDCFFVPPNLTPPPTPPQKPYSVPNHRRPHPKSSETKGRYIKKPPNAFMVYMKEQRPIQKAKHSGKDSASINRILGQMWKELTTDEQEKYFAESERLSKIHSIQYPGWSCRDNYGKTKKRKRSNEDSPNNSLTASSPEIPMPPHLPSTSSTCNMLCFFSGVQADCK
- the LOC144079048 gene encoding transmembrane protein 205, with the translated sequence MATDQEPSFTIKMAQLLLLSTYWGMQIWVTFISSFVMDNHLNRHTYAFIQSRLVPFYLHLGSACAFFNLTIYAVYHPSDLLDEREAFQIFIFFVSVTVAAVNAQWFGQMTSEIMADMHLVEQACGLGQDIGLSSNREAYAKLRDSDAKYRHLSGRLRLYRLLSSLCNVCCLACNFYSLSYMAENLSTL